AAAGCCTGCCGTACTCGAAGTCGAGGTCCCTGGCAAGCTTGGTCAGGACGTCGTCCCTGTCTTTGCCCAGGAGCAGCCCTTTTTCTGCTTCTCTCAGGATCCCTCCGATGGGGTCGGGAAGCCTGCGGGCCGCCGCCCCCAGGGCCTTGACGGGGTGCGGAGTTTCCGCGTATTCAGCGGCAAACACGCGCACCGCCGCGCCCATCTGCTCGATGAGCTTCTCCCTGAAAGCCTTCTCCCGGTAAAAGAAAACTTGTTCAGGAAAGATTACCCCCGCTGCAGCCAGGACCACCCCCGCTGCCGGATTGCGCAACGCCAGCGTGCCATAGAGAAAACCCACAACCGAGAAAACCAGCGCGAGCAGGAGGAACGCGGGCCCCCTGCGAACGAATTTAAATCCTCCCAGCTCTTTCTCCGCCCGCAGCACCCACTTCTGGAGAGAATGGGAGAGCTCGACCATCCGGACGGAGGAAAGCCTTGCCAGCTTTTGCCTCCAGTCCTGCTTCCCCGCGTTTTTTAAGAGCGCATGTGCGACAGAAAAGACGACAGCAAACACTCCTACCCCAAAGACCGCAAGCCAGGCTACCATCCGAGCCTCCTGAGTTTTGAAACAGGGAGGTGTCTTCTCAGTCTCTCCAGAAGCCTCGGGCTGGGGGGGCTACACACTTTCCAGCTACCCTCGAAGTAGTCGTCTCCCTTCGGAACCCAGCGCACGAGGTCGCGGTACTCGATTTTGGAGCCGTTCGGACAAACCTCGGTGACGCTCTCCACTTTGATGACGCCCTTTGTAGAATCTCCGAACATCTGAACAACTACGTGGTAAGCCGATGCAACAAACGATACCGCTACTTCCAAAGGAAGATTCATGCCCTCTTCGAGGAGAAGCTTTCCGGTGCCCTCAATAGCCTCCTTAGGAGAACCGAAGTGGGCAGTAACCAAAGATCCGTCGTGCCCCCGAATGCAGGCACGCACGGCTTCCTTCGCCTCACCTGCGGCGCGAAACTCTCCGACAATGATAAGGTTGGGTGAGTAGCGGAGAACGATTTTGAATAGCCCGCCGAGGGTCCGCCCGGCTTCGGGGTGCTCTTCCATCTCTATGATGTCACGGTCCGGAAACATCTTCGCAAGGAACAGCTCGCGGTCCGTCTCCAGCACAACCGCCCTGGCGTTGGGGGGTGTAGCCGAAAAGAGAGTCCGCAGGAGAGTCGTCTTTCCGCTTCCGGTTCCCCCGGCTATGATGACGTTCGCCCTCCCCGCAACCAAAGTCTCTAACACAAGCCAGGTTCTTTCGTCTAGAGTTCCGAGCCTTACCAGCTCTTCGGGGGTAACCACCCGGGCAAAGGGCTTCCTCAGTACAAGGGTCACGTGTTCGGTAACCGGAGGGCAGGTTGCTGTAATCCTGGTTCCGTCTTTCCTCATTGACTCAATCGTGGGATTTGAGCGGTTGAGCGCAACTCCCCGGTCGTGAAGGGTGATTCTTGTTATGATTTTCATTACGTGTTCATCGTCTCTAAAGCGAACTTCCGTTTTTTCGTTTCGGATGTTTTTCAAAACGTATACCCGGTCTGGAGCGTTAACGCGGATTTCGTTAATAGAAGGATCGTGGTAGAGGTCTTCGATTGGCCCCAGACCCCAGGCATACTTGTAAATTTCATAGGCTGCTTGACGGAGGTTCATCTCCTCTACTTCGACTCCTAAACGCTCCAATGTGCTGGCTATCGCTTTTACAGCGCGCTCGTTAGCTCCGGGAACGCCGGCCATCGCATTTTCGAGGATTTCCTTGTTTTGGAGTGCCTCTTCTTCTCCCAGCTCGGCAGGCTCCTGGATAACCTCCTGGATGATCCGGGTCGCTCGCTTGATGTCTACTCTGCCGACCTTTTCTTGTCTACCCTTTTCCTGTCTACCTGGACTTTCCTGTTTTTTCGGCGCCAGTCGCAGCACCGGTTTCCCCTCCCTGCTCACTTAGATTTTGAGAGCTTTCTTGTAACTGGACCTGGTCCGCTGTCGGAACGAACTTCTTTGACAGGACAATGTTTTGAGATTTCGGAGATGCTCCCCCGATAACCCGCGAAACATCTTTACTGTCAACGGCAAGAATTACCACTGCAGGTGGCGTCGCGGGAGCGCCCATGCCTCCGGCGAGGGCCTGCTGGATAACCCCGGCCTGCTGAATCAAAACGGACTTTCCGGCGCTGTCCCGAACATCGAGGACAACGGCATTAGTGGCCGCCTTAATCCACCCTACTCCGGGCGTCTGCATGGAGCTTTCGGTGGGAATCCACCATACGTCCACCAGGTCCCCTGCCCGGAGCGAGCCTCCAACACTCCGGGCAACGTCGATGTTAATGGAAACTATCTGCTTGTCCTTGACAAGCCTCGCGTCAGCAAGCCGCTCTTTTTTGATTTGCTCATGCTGATAAAGTGTGCTTAAAGCGAGCTTGCCCACGGCCTCGGACGGGTCCCTGACCGCGCCCGGCTCCTCGCCCCCTTTGACTACTGCCCGCCAGCCGATGTCGGCGGAGCTGATTACAGTATAGGGCGGAATATCCCTGACCGGGACCGGCACGCGGACCATCTCCTTATGGGTGCTCGTGTACCGGTGCAGCTGGTAGGCGGCGACTAGGGCCACGGAGATGCCGATGACGATCGCGGCAAGGGTCGGCCAGCTGCGTCTGATGTTAAAGAACCTCAAACAGAAAACACCTCCTTCTCATTGAAGTTGCAGGCAACTCTAAAAGAACAAAGCTCCCCACACCGCCCAGGCCGCCGCCGCCAGGCAGGTTCCAAAAGGAACGGCTTCAGGTGGCACCGGGGCCTCCGGGTCTTCCGGAAGCTTCGGAAGAATCATCGCACCCTTCATCCCGTAGACGGCCTCCAAAAAGAGACCCCTGAAAAACAGGAGCATCCGGGCCTTCAGCCTGCCCTGCTTCGCCAGGTTCCAGGAACCCCACACGACCCCGATGAAGCTCCCGATGAGGAGAATCCAGAGCGCGTTCCGGAATCCGAACCACGCGCCGAGCGCGGCGGCAAGCTTCAAGTCTCCCCCGCCCGCCCCGCCCATCAGGGCGCAGACAAGGAGCACTCCGCCGGCAAAAGCGAACCCCAGCAAGGCGTCCGGAAGGTTTTTCGCGGCAACCGCGTAAACAAACCCCGCCGCCAGCATCGGAAGCGTGATTTTGTTCGGGATGAGGTGTGTCTTGAAGTCGGTCACGGCGCAGATCAGGGCCGGGATGAGGCAGCCAAAGAAAATAAACAGTTTATGCGCCAACAATACCGACCACCCCTTCCTCTTTCTTTTTGAGTAGCTTTAACACCACACCAAGGGTTTTACTGTCAAACCCACCCGAAAGAGCAATCTCCACAGCTTCTCCGGGGGTATATGTCCTGCTTCTGTACGGCCTTTCCTCGGTCAGGGCAACGAAGCACTCGACCGCCGAAACAACCCTGCTCAACGGACCGATTTCCTTAAGGGCCCTGGGGTATCCCGTCCCGTCCGGCTTTTCGTGGTGCTCTTCGATTATTCTGAGCACCAGTTCTTCGATACTGGGAAGATGTTCTTTCACAAGGGCCGCGCCTGTGAGAGGGTGTACCTGAACGATTTTAATATCGTCAGAACTCAGCTCTTGCTTCGAGATCAGGCACTTCGGCCAGGTAGTTTTCCCAAAGTCGTGGAGAAAACCCCCCAGCTGGACGGCTCCAACTTCTCTCTCGGAAAACCCCAGTTCCCTTGCGACCAGAACCGCAAGATCGGCGACTGAAACAGAGTGCCGAAACAGCCCCTCGTCCCAGGTCCGCATGGCGTTCGCTACGCTCCAGAGATCCGGGCGCGCGCAGATCACCTTGTAAGTCTGGATCAAATTTAAATTACCCCCCGAAGAGCGCGGCCAGGAAGCCACGCCTCTTTTTGGCCGGGGAAGCCTCCGGCCACAAGGCGCTGAGGACCCCCTCCGCGCCCAGCACAAAAGGCGACCGCGGGCTGTCCAGCGCCAAGCAGCGGCCCGCCCTGAGGGCATCCTTCACCTCGAGGTCCTCGGGAAGAACGGCAATCGCTGGAACCTCCGTGAACTTCCTGAGCACCCTGCGGCACTCCCCGGCAGAGAGGCCTCCGGCGGCTCCCTCGAAGTTCAGAACAACGGCAGTCTTCTCTTCCGCGCCGTGTTTTTTTATAAGGGGCAGCGTCCGGCAGAAAGACGCCAGAGAAGGGGCGTCCATCCGGAGCACGAAAAGCAGAACATCCAGGCAGGGAAAGAGCGTTTCATGCAGAGCGGGAGACGCCGGACAGTCTACCCAGACGGCAGCCTGTGCTCCCGCCAGTTTGTTGAGCAAAACGGGCAGGGATT
The nucleotide sequence above comes from Bacillota bacterium. Encoded proteins:
- a CDS encoding HD domain-containing protein, producing the protein MIQTYKVICARPDLWSVANAMRTWDEGLFRHSVSVADLAVLVARELGFSEREVGAVQLGGFLHDFGKTTWPKCLISKQELSSDDIKIVQVHPLTGAALVKEHLPSIEELVLRIIEEHHEKPDGTGYPRALKEIGPLSRVVSAVECFVALTEERPYRSRTYTPGEAVEIALSGGFDSKTLGVVLKLLKKKEEGVVGIVGA
- a CDS encoding prepilin peptidase, translated to MAHKLFIFFGCLIPALICAVTDFKTHLIPNKITLPMLAAGFVYAVAAKNLPDALLGFAFAGGVLLVCALMGGAGGGDLKLAAALGAWFGFRNALWILLIGSFIGVVWGSWNLAKQGRLKARMLLFFRGLFLEAVYGMKGAMILPKLPEDPEAPVPPEAVPFGTCLAAAAWAVWGALFF
- a CDS encoding CpaF family protein — protein: MLRLAPKKQESPGRQEKGRQEKVGRVDIKRATRIIQEVIQEPAELGEEEALQNKEILENAMAGVPGANERAVKAIASTLERLGVEVEEMNLRQAAYEIYKYAWGLGPIEDLYHDPSINEIRVNAPDRVYVLKNIRNEKTEVRFRDDEHVMKIITRITLHDRGVALNRSNPTIESMRKDGTRITATCPPVTEHVTLVLRKPFARVVTPEELVRLGTLDERTWLVLETLVAGRANVIIAGGTGSGKTTLLRTLFSATPPNARAVVLETDRELFLAKMFPDRDIIEMEEHPEAGRTLGGLFKIVLRYSPNLIIVGEFRAAGEAKEAVRACIRGHDGSLVTAHFGSPKEAIEGTGKLLLEEGMNLPLEVAVSFVASAYHVVVQMFGDSTKGVIKVESVTEVCPNGSKIEYRDLVRWVPKGDDYFEGSWKVCSPPSPRLLERLRRHLPVSKLRRLGW